A single genomic interval of Blastopirellula marina harbors:
- a CDS encoding type II secretion system F family protein, with the protein MITQDLTTWMIAVSVFACVFCLVMVTFSLMVSVPDKALTRVEGLIGSEERDSPSIAKSLLSQLAVSNTAKDLMQRLLPDDETRRTRLTNRLIRAGYYWPASLGYFMFCKIGMMVAPIIICASFSWALPWPSHWTLMVGALLGFVGMVVPDFVLNSITRSRQRYFRQALPDFFDLTLTCVEGGMGIGEAVSQVHREMRQTHGPLSMELDFVMRDIHLGQTLGQGFSRMSDRTGVEEAKALATFIEQSQRFGSEMGSALRELSDMLRFQREQRAEELAQQASVKILIPTLLFIFPTIFVALAGPAALQMQKSFQDVSQKDTTQELKP; encoded by the coding sequence ATGATTACGCAAGACCTAACCACCTGGATGATCGCCGTCTCCGTGTTTGCCTGCGTGTTTTGCCTGGTGATGGTAACATTCTCGTTGATGGTTTCTGTTCCTGACAAGGCTTTAACTCGTGTCGAGGGGCTTATTGGCTCTGAAGAGAGAGACTCACCTTCGATCGCCAAGTCGCTATTAAGTCAACTTGCCGTGAGCAACACCGCAAAAGATTTGATGCAGCGTCTTCTTCCGGACGACGAGACCCGGCGTACGCGTCTCACCAACCGATTGATCCGCGCTGGCTACTATTGGCCCGCGTCGCTGGGTTACTTCATGTTTTGCAAAATTGGCATGATGGTCGCCCCAATTATTATTTGTGCTTCATTTAGTTGGGCACTGCCGTGGCCTTCGCATTGGACCCTGATGGTCGGTGCCCTGTTAGGTTTTGTTGGCATGGTCGTTCCTGACTTCGTGCTGAACAGCATCACGCGGAGTCGACAAAGGTACTTTCGCCAGGCTCTTCCTGACTTTTTCGATCTAACGCTCACTTGCGTAGAAGGAGGGATGGGGATTGGCGAAGCGGTTTCGCAAGTGCACCGAGAAATGCGACAGACACATGGCCCCCTATCCATGGAGCTTGACTTCGTGATGCGGGACATTCATCTGGGACAAACCCTGGGGCAGGGGTTTTCCCGGATGAGTGACCGCACAGGAGTCGAAGAAGCCAAGGCCCTAGCCACCTTTATCGAACAATCGCAACGCTTTGGCTCAGAAATGGGTTCTGCCTTGCGTGAACTGTCGGACATGCTGCGTTTCCAGAGAGAACAACGCGCAGAAGAACTCGCTCAGCAAGCCTCGGTAAAAATCTTGATTCCAACGTTGCTCTTTATCTTCCCGACGATTTTTGTGGCCCTGGCTGGTCCGGCTGCTCTGCAAATGCAGAAGTCGTTTCAAGACGTTTCGCAAAAGGACACCACGCAGGAGCTGAAACCATGA
- a CDS encoding TadE/TadG family type IV pilus assembly protein has translation MKARILRTRGIAATELAICLPLLFLLTMFCVQLAQGYHIRSVADQAAWRAIRYASTTRVRDDEVDAWKADVTSQAVDELSQLAQFDAENLSLNVNVTSNNERVEIELQLDLIVDNPLRLMPGNFEVHRNLQIRQYR, from the coding sequence ATGAAAGCTCGCATACTGCGAACGCGAGGCATCGCCGCTACCGAGTTGGCGATTTGCTTGCCGCTTCTGTTTCTCCTCACAATGTTCTGCGTTCAGTTAGCCCAAGGTTATCACATTCGATCAGTCGCCGATCAAGCCGCTTGGCGAGCAATCCGTTATGCCAGCACAACTCGTGTTCGCGACGATGAAGTTGACGCCTGGAAAGCAGACGTCACATCACAAGCGGTCGACGAATTATCGCAGCTTGCTCAATTCGATGCGGAAAACCTCTCGCTTAATGTCAACGTGACGTCAAACAATGAACGCGTTGAAATCGAACTGCAACTCGACCTGATCGTGGACAATCCGTTGCGTTTAATGCCAGGAAACTTTGAAGTTCACCGCAACTTACAGATTCGCCAATATCGATGA
- a CDS encoding TadE/TadG family type IV pilus assembly protein, with protein sequence MTVKRTQPIERHGSSLIETSMVLMILFVILFGIFEFGMTALRQNMLDETA encoded by the coding sequence ATGACTGTTAAACGAACTCAACCGATCGAACGTCACGGTTCCTCGCTGATCGAAACCAGCATGGTGCTGATGATCCTATTTGTGATCTTGTTCGGCATCTTCGAGTTCGGAATGACTGCGTTACGTCAGAACATGTTAGACGAGACCGCCTAG
- a CDS encoding pilus assembly protein TadG-related protein: MNTIHSSTRRQGKVLVLMAIMLPTLFTFLLLVLDGSNVTHHFRDAQQIADTAALSGADEIYLGSSSTTVENLAREFATKNLPANSTTTIETYSPPITGPFAGSSEHVEVVLRGTVQNSFGSDQLGNNQTGITVRAVAGVKQVTDESAIIVLDENPPPFALTPVLPIIPSLPALVGGLEVLGVGHVTVDGAVLVNTDWGGYDEHGELVGESSAAPWGIACMPVLPLSKLRATDIRTVGGVDRLANYSKVGGGGAEVVLQANRRPVPDPFRALPVPTVSADGANVKADFYGGRTIVGVPLIGPPVTLQSGVYEWITILAGRVHFEPGVYIIRNKDPLTQISLTMIAGEVQAEGVMFYITNNASYSPNSGAPDSLDLETRPDAGGLLADVVGLVPSTVINIGLLGSTITPIQDTSSPFHGFAFYQRRHDRRPMVFVQEDLLGNGMLAGNIYSKWGHVILAGKGMFDARFVVGTMRLIALLDIEIEPSITLPPAHDVYLAE; this comes from the coding sequence ATGAACACAATCCATTCTTCCACTCGAAGGCAAGGCAAAGTCCTTGTTCTGATGGCGATCATGTTGCCGACGTTGTTCACGTTTCTTCTCCTAGTGCTGGATGGAAGTAACGTGACCCATCACTTTCGTGATGCACAACAGATCGCCGATACTGCAGCCCTTTCAGGTGCGGATGAGATCTACCTCGGCTCGTCGTCGACGACCGTGGAGAATCTCGCACGCGAGTTCGCCACGAAGAACCTCCCAGCCAATTCCACGACGACCATCGAAACATATTCGCCCCCGATTACGGGTCCTTTCGCAGGCTCATCCGAACATGTCGAAGTCGTTTTGCGCGGCACTGTACAGAACTCGTTCGGTTCTGACCAGTTGGGCAACAATCAAACGGGCATCACCGTGCGGGCCGTGGCCGGCGTCAAGCAGGTCACCGATGAATCCGCGATCATTGTTCTCGACGAGAATCCTCCACCTTTCGCATTAACGCCAGTGCTACCAATCATCCCTTCGCTCCCGGCATTGGTGGGCGGGCTGGAGGTACTTGGCGTTGGTCATGTCACCGTCGACGGCGCTGTGTTGGTAAACACTGACTGGGGTGGCTATGACGAACATGGCGAGCTAGTCGGCGAGAGCTCTGCTGCACCTTGGGGCATTGCCTGCATGCCAGTCCTTCCCCTCTCGAAGCTGCGTGCTACCGATATCCGCACTGTGGGTGGTGTCGACCGATTGGCGAACTACTCAAAAGTTGGCGGAGGCGGCGCGGAGGTGGTTCTGCAAGCCAATCGTCGGCCGGTTCCCGATCCTTTTCGCGCGTTACCAGTGCCGACGGTTAGCGCGGACGGCGCGAATGTGAAAGCCGATTTTTATGGAGGGCGAACGATTGTCGGCGTTCCCCTAATTGGTCCGCCGGTCACGTTACAATCAGGCGTTTACGAATGGATCACAATCCTTGCTGGTCGAGTTCATTTCGAGCCCGGTGTATACATCATTCGCAACAAAGATCCGCTCACCCAGATCTCGCTGACAATGATCGCTGGCGAAGTTCAAGCCGAGGGGGTGATGTTCTATATCACGAACAACGCGAGTTACTCCCCAAATAGCGGAGCCCCAGATTCCTTAGATCTAGAAACCCGTCCGGATGCGGGTGGCCTATTGGCAGATGTCGTTGGCCTGGTGCCGAGCACCGTAATCAACATCGGCCTTCTCGGTAGCACGATCACTCCCATTCAAGATACCAGTAGTCCCTTTCACGGCTTCGCGTTCTACCAACGTCGTCACGATCGTCGGCCGATGGTGTTTGTGCAGGAGGATCTGCTCGGCAACGGGATGCTCGCAGGCAACATCTATTCCAAATGGGGACACGTGATTCTAGCCGGAAAAGGGATGTTCGATGCCCGCTTTGTCGTTGGAACAATGCGTCTGATCGCACTGCTCGACATCGAGATCGAACCTTCGATCACACTTCCGCCAGCTCACGATGTTTACCTGGCAGAGTGA
- a CDS encoding glycosyltransferase encodes MQIQTLWIGESLSRLERLCLSSFLYHHPDQVDLYTYAPVANVPIGIRICDANEIVSQEQVFSYCKGSYAGFADLFRWKLLNQLGGYWIDTDMLCIRPFDFTEEIVFGKETEAYGKTFWSAAVGVLKFPSGHAVTEYMVDRCLHPNRPDKHDRPKHRIQKWYRRHFDNSISPVVWGGAGGPKGFAYAVEEFKLYEFMQDNTVFYPIHGTLWRSPFDSTYEGDYELFQRTRAVHLWNEMLRSNGFDKDEPYRKGSLADHYEQKYVVQEHTRPKLRIFCDDDDACRSPSLPVNRLGKAA; translated from the coding sequence ATGCAAATTCAAACATTATGGATTGGCGAAAGTCTTTCGCGGCTGGAGCGACTTTGTCTTAGTTCGTTCCTATATCATCACCCAGATCAAGTCGATCTATACACCTATGCCCCCGTGGCCAATGTTCCGATCGGTATCCGCATTTGCGATGCGAACGAGATCGTTTCTCAGGAGCAAGTCTTCTCGTACTGCAAAGGATCGTATGCTGGTTTCGCCGACCTGTTTCGCTGGAAACTTCTTAATCAGCTAGGAGGTTACTGGATCGATACCGACATGCTGTGTATCCGACCGTTCGATTTCACGGAAGAGATTGTGTTCGGTAAAGAGACGGAAGCTTATGGGAAGACGTTTTGGAGTGCGGCGGTGGGCGTCCTGAAGTTTCCTTCCGGGCATGCGGTCACTGAGTACATGGTCGATCGTTGCTTGCATCCTAATCGTCCAGACAAACACGATCGTCCAAAGCATCGGATTCAGAAGTGGTATCGTCGTCACTTCGATAACTCGATTTCACCGGTTGTCTGGGGTGGGGCAGGGGGACCAAAAGGTTTTGCTTATGCGGTCGAAGAATTTAAACTGTACGAATTCATGCAAGATAACACGGTATTCTACCCCATTCATGGCACGCTGTGGCGAAGTCCGTTTGATTCCACGTATGAAGGGGACTACGAACTGTTCCAGAGAACCCGCGCTGTTCACCTTTGGAATGAAATGCTTCGCAGCAATGGGTTCGACAAAGACGAGCCCTATCGAAAAGGCTCACTGGCCGATCATTACGAACAAAAGTATGTAGTCCAGGAACATACTCGACCGAAGCTACGTATCTTTTGCGACGACGATGATGCTTGTCGATCTCCTTCGCTGCCAGTGAATCGCTTGGGAAAGGCGGCGTAG
- a CDS encoding polysaccharide deacetylase family protein, which yields MKWPTYRKLAKRAESLGLNRLVRLMGSWRGLLVLTYHRVGDAECCEFDRGVYSTDEASFAQQMEFIHRHFEVVGIDDVVRRPADDWKKRQAVMITFDDGYVDNYEIAFPILQRLGISALFFVTSGFIDRRSIAWWDEIAWMMRKQYAGSSQNEIDDAIVQTVEGYYEIPEAEFEDYLNRVGDVAQTGRFEGASPVWMNWDMLREMAAAGMSFGGHTVSHPILTRTHSGNWEHELTEGRRRLEEELDVDVQVFSYPVGNPDCFSVDIKQQTAKHYRAAFSCYGGVNQGKSAGSWDRFDLRRWPVFGSMKQFRLTTTWPQFLN from the coding sequence ATGAAATGGCCAACCTACCGCAAACTTGCCAAGCGAGCCGAGTCACTCGGCCTTAATCGACTCGTGCGGCTGATGGGGTCGTGGCGTGGCTTGCTTGTGCTAACCTACCATCGCGTGGGCGACGCGGAGTGTTGCGAGTTCGATCGCGGCGTGTACAGCACTGACGAAGCGTCGTTTGCTCAGCAAATGGAATTCATTCATCGTCACTTCGAGGTGGTCGGCATCGATGACGTGGTAAGACGCCCAGCCGATGATTGGAAGAAGCGACAAGCTGTAATGATCACGTTCGACGACGGCTATGTCGATAACTATGAGATTGCCTTTCCCATCCTTCAGCGACTTGGCATCTCTGCGTTATTCTTCGTGACCAGCGGTTTTATTGACCGGAGGTCGATTGCCTGGTGGGATGAAATTGCTTGGATGATGCGCAAACAGTATGCCGGATCGAGTCAGAACGAAATCGACGACGCGATCGTCCAAACGGTTGAAGGCTATTACGAGATCCCAGAAGCCGAATTCGAGGACTATTTGAACCGCGTCGGCGATGTTGCTCAGACGGGACGATTTGAAGGTGCGTCGCCCGTTTGGATGAATTGGGACATGCTGCGAGAGATGGCTGCCGCCGGGATGAGCTTCGGCGGCCATACTGTTTCACATCCGATTTTGACGAGAACACATAGTGGAAACTGGGAGCACGAATTGACTGAAGGACGTCGCCGCTTAGAGGAAGAACTGGACGTTGATGTCCAGGTCTTTAGCTATCCTGTAGGCAACCCCGATTGCTTTAGCGTTGATATTAAGCAGCAAACAGCGAAACACTATCGAGCAGCGTTCAGCTGTTACGGCGGGGTAAATCAAGGGAAGTCGGCTGGCAGTTGGGATCGATTCGATCTGCGACGCTGGCCTGTTTTCGGATCGATGAAGCAATTTCGCCTGACCACCACTTGGCCGCAATTTCTCAACTAA
- a CDS encoding glycosyltransferase has product MTNTDVSIIVTTFERPGHLAKCLRSLANQDFEPACCEVVVADDGSRGGETEACVAEFAQRWTGLSTRFLTQVKEGFRLATCRNKAAAIARGKALIFLDGDCIVPPNFVRVMLDELRANVVVAGDCYRLTQEATKQIDASKVDTWDLESTISREESKRLSRKALRARIYSFLSIPMRPRLTGCAFACFRDDLIGINGFDENFVGWGFEDRDIQRRFLLNGVRTRTVLHRVKAVHLWHPSDPTFARNGVGTANRTYYQTAPVKAFCQRGVSQYLDGSVAFQTYESVNPAKLATRGEDRTAKSPFNRAVGNGDSTTPAPASLSLSIS; this is encoded by the coding sequence ATGACAAACACGGATGTCAGTATCATTGTCACGACGTTTGAGCGTCCTGGTCATCTGGCCAAGTGCCTGCGTTCTCTCGCGAACCAAGATTTCGAGCCTGCTTGTTGTGAAGTGGTCGTCGCCGACGATGGATCGCGCGGAGGCGAGACCGAGGCATGCGTCGCGGAATTCGCCCAGCGATGGACGGGATTATCGACCCGATTTCTCACACAAGTCAAAGAGGGATTCCGGCTCGCTACCTGCCGCAACAAAGCGGCCGCGATTGCTCGTGGTAAGGCGTTGATCTTTCTCGATGGCGACTGCATCGTCCCGCCCAACTTCGTACGGGTAATGCTAGACGAACTTCGCGCTAACGTGGTTGTCGCGGGTGATTGCTATCGCTTGACGCAAGAGGCGACGAAGCAGATCGATGCCAGCAAGGTCGATACCTGGGACCTCGAGAGTACAATTTCGAGAGAGGAATCGAAGCGACTTTCCCGTAAGGCACTGCGGGCCCGCATCTATTCGTTTCTTTCGATACCGATGCGACCTCGGCTTACCGGGTGTGCATTTGCCTGCTTTCGCGACGACTTGATCGGTATTAATGGATTCGACGAGAACTTTGTTGGCTGGGGCTTCGAGGATCGAGATATTCAGCGACGATTTTTGCTCAACGGAGTCCGTACTCGCACGGTGCTGCATCGAGTGAAGGCGGTGCATCTGTGGCATCCCTCAGATCCAACGTTCGCTCGCAATGGAGTTGGCACGGCGAATCGAACTTATTATCAAACCGCTCCGGTCAAGGCATTTTGTCAGCGCGGTGTGTCTCAGTATTTGGACGGATCGGTAGCCTTTCAAACATACGAGTCTGTGAATCCGGCGAAGCTGGCGACACGCGGAGAGGATCGGACGGCTAAATCTCCGTTCAATCGTGCCGTTGGTAACGGCGACTCGACTACGCCGGCTCCAGCATCGCTCTCGCTTTCGATCAGCTAG
- a CDS encoding tRNA-(ms[2]io[6]A)-hydroxylase, with translation MLHLKSESGQRWLDQVEKHTDLVLIDHAHCEKKAAGTALNLLFAYVENEELCREMTSIVNEELEHFHMVLDVLKNRGIKFQRLKPSNYGNQLHELIRNQEPQRAVDRLLIAGLIEARSCERFGLLRKHLPDAELRDFYDSLFESEARHHAVYVRLAKHFAPESDVMARLEELATAEAAIIEAGDENARIHS, from the coding sequence ATGCTGCATTTAAAGTCCGAATCAGGCCAACGCTGGCTCGACCAAGTCGAAAAACATACGGACTTGGTTTTGATCGATCACGCACACTGTGAGAAGAAGGCGGCAGGAACCGCATTGAATCTCCTCTTCGCCTATGTCGAAAATGAAGAGCTTTGTCGAGAAATGACTTCGATCGTCAACGAGGAACTCGAGCATTTTCACATGGTGCTGGACGTGCTCAAGAACCGCGGAATCAAGTTTCAGCGTTTGAAACCAAGCAACTACGGCAACCAACTTCACGAGCTGATCCGAAATCAGGAACCGCAGCGGGCCGTCGACCGATTGTTGATCGCTGGACTGATTGAAGCCCGGAGCTGCGAGCGATTCGGCTTACTACGAAAGCACCTGCCGGACGCCGAACTACGTGATTTCTACGATAGCCTATTTGAGTCCGAAGCGCGACATCACGCCGTTTACGTTCGATTAGCGAAGCATTTCGCCCCGGAGAGTGACGTTATGGCCCGCCTTGAGGAATTAGCCACCGCCGAGGCAGCGATTATCGAAGCGGGTGACGAGAATGCTCGGATCCACAGCTAA
- the mtnB gene encoding methylthioribulose 1-phosphate dehydratase: MTTDTEVTSSPSHPALAGAERAIAELQETGQYFFQRGWSVGTSSNYSAVLNRSPLQLVVTASGMDKGRLKPNDFVRCNYDGVQVDTDNQPTTDQPRSSAETLLHVVLARLEDVGSVLHTHSVWGTLLSDHFSAEGGFEIEDYEMLKGLAGVKTHRHVESVPIFDNTQDIPKLAEKVDKRLHDESLPPIHGFLIRNHGLYTWGENVAEARRHIEIYEFLFEVLGRKLSAQGKLCNNA, translated from the coding sequence ATGACTACTGATACCGAAGTCACTTCCTCCCCATCCCACCCTGCATTGGCTGGGGCCGAACGTGCCATCGCCGAGTTACAGGAAACTGGTCAGTACTTCTTTCAACGCGGATGGTCGGTAGGTACCAGCAGCAACTACAGCGCGGTCCTTAACCGTAGTCCGCTACAGTTGGTCGTCACGGCCAGCGGCATGGACAAAGGGCGTTTGAAACCAAACGACTTTGTTCGCTGCAATTATGACGGCGTCCAAGTCGATACCGACAATCAGCCAACCACTGATCAGCCTCGCTCTTCGGCGGAAACCTTGTTGCACGTGGTTTTAGCACGCCTGGAAGATGTTGGCTCGGTCCTTCATACCCATTCAGTATGGGGCACGCTTCTCTCGGATCACTTCAGCGCCGAAGGGGGTTTCGAGATCGAAGACTACGAGATGCTCAAGGGTTTGGCAGGTGTCAAAACACATCGTCATGTCGAATCGGTACCGATCTTCGACAACACCCAAGACATCCCAAAGCTTGCCGAGAAGGTCGATAAGCGTCTGCACGACGAATCCCTTCCTCCCATTCATGGCTTCTTGATTCGCAACCACGGACTCTATACGTGGGGCGAAAATGTGGCTGAAGCACGCCGACATATCGAGATTTATGAGTTTCTCTTCGAGGTCCTAGGCCGTAAACTTTCAGCACAGGGAAAGCTGTGCAACAACGCATAG
- a CDS encoding 1,2-dihydroxy-3-keto-5-methylthiopentene dioxygenase: protein MASISIPDENRTITDTQEICDFLQPFGIWYEKWDVAGRIGEKSTNEEILEAYAPEIDRLKEKGGFVTADVINVSPETPNLDAMLEKFNKEHTHSEDEVRFTVEGRGVFHIHPENGPVFAVLVESGDLINVPRDTQHWFNLCSDRHIRCIRLFEDPSGWTPHYMEEGVHTKYSPLCWGPDYLQKADDIDPVVKL from the coding sequence ATGGCCAGCATTTCCATTCCCGACGAAAATCGCACGATTACCGACACCCAAGAGATTTGCGACTTCCTCCAGCCGTTCGGCATCTGGTACGAAAAGTGGGACGTCGCTGGTCGTATCGGCGAGAAGTCGACCAACGAAGAGATTTTAGAAGCTTACGCGCCAGAGATCGATCGCTTGAAGGAAAAGGGAGGCTTCGTTACGGCCGACGTGATCAACGTCTCGCCCGAAACGCCTAACCTGGACGCGATGCTCGAGAAGTTCAACAAAGAACATACGCACAGCGAAGATGAAGTTCGCTTTACCGTCGAAGGACGTGGTGTTTTTCATATTCACCCTGAGAATGGCCCTGTCTTTGCCGTGCTCGTCGAGTCAGGCGATTTGATCAATGTACCGCGGGATACGCAACATTGGTTCAACCTCTGTAGCGACCGTCACATTCGCTGCATTCGATTGTTCGAGGATCCATCCGGCTGGACACCACACTACATGGAAGAAGGCGTCCATACCAAGTATTCGCCACTTTGCTGGGGTCCTGACTACCTGCAGAAAGCCGACGACATCGATCCTGTGGTGAAACTGTAA
- the mtnC gene encoding acireductone synthase has protein sequence MASRYNCILLDIEGTTSSVSFVYDVMFPFVLRELDKYLECAWNSPELAPVLDQIAQDAGSETFLAWTSDLSVESARRERVAAEIRRLMANDIKATGLKQLQGMIWKDGFERGELVAEVYQDVPVALDAWTTAGLRVYIYSSGSIAAQKLFFGHSEVGNLLNYFSGHFDTTTGPKKEVLSYVTIASAIGEASEKILFISDITAELDAAREAGMATRLSIRPGNKPVEEGHGHEPIASFAQVSLG, from the coding sequence ATGGCATCGCGATATAACTGCATTCTTCTCGACATCGAAGGAACCACGTCAAGCGTTAGCTTCGTGTACGACGTGATGTTTCCTTTTGTCCTGCGCGAATTAGATAAGTACTTGGAGTGTGCCTGGAATTCGCCAGAGCTCGCTCCGGTACTTGATCAGATTGCTCAAGACGCCGGTAGCGAGACTTTTTTGGCTTGGACGTCCGATCTCTCCGTCGAATCAGCGCGCCGAGAACGGGTCGCGGCGGAGATTCGTCGCCTGATGGCCAACGACATCAAAGCGACAGGACTGAAGCAGCTTCAAGGGATGATCTGGAAAGATGGCTTCGAGCGGGGAGAATTGGTCGCCGAGGTTTACCAAGATGTCCCGGTGGCGTTAGATGCTTGGACCACGGCTGGCCTGCGAGTTTACATCTATTCATCCGGTAGCATCGCTGCGCAGAAACTCTTCTTTGGACATAGTGAAGTAGGCAATCTCCTGAATTATTTCTCGGGCCACTTCGATACAACGACTGGCCCGAAGAAGGAAGTTCTGAGTTACGTAACGATTGCCTCCGCGATCGGCGAGGCCTCGGAAAAGATATTGTTTATTAGCGATATAACTGCTGAGCTGGACGCCGCCCGCGAAGCCGGGATGGCCACCCGCTTGAGCATTCGCCCTGGCAACAAGCCAGTAGAAGAAGGGCATGGGCACGAACCCATTGCGAGCTTCGCCCAGGTTTCCCTCGGCTAG
- a CDS encoding YheT family hydrolase, with protein sequence MNWKAGDRAVVMVHGLGGSHRSSYLVRIAHKLNLLGIRTFRVDLRGCGAGSNLAKRPFHAGCSEDVAQAVETVSALCLGSPITLNGYSMGANIVLKLAGEIGSGRLGGVDSVMAVAPPIDLAYCCRNMNRGFNRLYDWDFSRRLVRMVQGRLATDENFYDGFQFEQKPGRLIEFDTIFTAPQCGFESAEDYYSKASSAPVLPKIQIPGLILTANDDSVVPIEIFKQNPRSSSVELEVTKGGGHLGFIAPTNLVPDRRWMDQRVVHWIAKLDGHSALRDD encoded by the coding sequence TTGAACTGGAAAGCTGGCGATCGAGCTGTCGTCATGGTGCATGGTCTAGGGGGCTCTCATCGCAGCAGTTACCTGGTGCGAATCGCTCACAAGCTGAACTTGCTCGGTATTCGTACTTTCCGCGTCGATCTTCGCGGCTGTGGTGCTGGCAGCAACTTGGCGAAACGTCCCTTCCATGCTGGTTGCAGTGAGGATGTTGCCCAGGCCGTGGAAACGGTCAGTGCCCTCTGCCTCGGCTCGCCCATCACTTTGAACGGTTATTCGATGGGAGCCAACATCGTTTTGAAGTTGGCTGGCGAGATTGGTTCGGGACGCCTGGGAGGGGTCGACAGTGTAATGGCCGTTGCTCCCCCGATCGACTTGGCGTACTGCTGCCGCAACATGAACCGCGGATTTAATCGTTTGTACGATTGGGACTTCTCGCGACGACTGGTTCGCATGGTTCAAGGTCGACTTGCAACCGACGAGAACTTCTACGACGGGTTTCAATTTGAACAAAAGCCAGGGCGTCTGATCGAGTTCGATACGATCTTCACCGCTCCACAATGCGGTTTCGAGTCGGCTGAGGATTACTACAGCAAAGCGAGTTCGGCACCCGTTCTTCCCAAGATTCAAATTCCTGGTCTGATTCTCACGGCCAATGACGACAGTGTTGTGCCGATCGAGATTTTCAAGCAAAACCCGCGCTCGAGCAGTGTTGAACTGGAAGTCACCAAGGGTGGTGGCCATCTTGGTTTCATCGCTCCCACGAATCTCGTTCCTGATCGTCGCTGGATGGACCAACGCGTAGTGCATTGGATTGCCAAGCTCGATGGTCACAGCGCTTTGCGGGACGACTAA